A window from Fragaria vesca subsp. vesca linkage group LG5, FraVesHawaii_1.0, whole genome shotgun sequence encodes these proteins:
- the LOC101294854 gene encoding C2 domain-containing protein At1g53590-like → MDITEVTLMHHMGIVLGVLWLLSYYNCCHAIAYFLSLIYLFAVHERYVMRLRKKLQFEETRQGNQRRVLSDSETVRWLNHAVEKIWPICMEQIASQRVLLPIIPWFLEKYKPWTVSKGVVQHLYLGRNPPMFTEMRVLRQSTGDDHLVLELGMNFLTADDMLGILAVKLKKRLGFGIWAKLHITGMHVEGKVMIGVKFLRKWPFLGRVRLCFVEPPYFQMTVKPIFTRGLDVTEVPGIDGWLDKLLSIAFEQTLVQPNMLVVDMEKFTTPEEENWFSVDEKEPVAHLKVEVIEASDMKVSDLNGFADPYVKGQFGVYQFKTKIQKKTLTPKWFEEFKIPIITWDSPNVLAIEVHDKDIFVDDTLGNCSINIGELRDGVRHDMWLPLQNIKTAGRLHLAVTVLEVSGEGSDPPNVRESEMPNMEDKRNSFSSETANKNSFSSLSSEKSPRVADNYEPIDVEGQKETGIWVHHPGSEVSQTWEARKGKGRRLSTQIQGEPNGSSGTDDTQDDKHPMQSVRRGLRKLGSVFQKNPKKEDNSSSFTESLQSPVTPRVNLRAVNEKDIAVKFVVEDEISGKVSSSGESSSGSPGKGRVKGMAKSFFKHAEKSVKHALSRKGSRKSQTGSCEREIIADSNSSDDDDTPPSPIVELIPVVSRDIPHPPVNDSFTSDENLVQPLASALSNIPEDTEDEVKKVEHKDTENMLEKPDDPEKSDKGLSEPLKVEAR, encoded by the exons ATGGATATAACAGAGGTGACACTGATGCACCATATGGGGATTGTGTTGGGTGTGCTTTGGTTGCTCTCTTACTACAATTGCTGCCATGCAATTGCCTACTTTCTCTCTCTGATTTATCTCTTTGCG GTTCATGAGCGGTATGTTATGCGACTGCGGAAGAAGCTACAGTTTGAAGAAACCAGGCAGGGCAATCAGAGAAGG GTACTTTCTGATTCTGAAACAGTGCGGTGGCTGAACCATGCAGTTGAAAAGATATGGCCTATATGTATGGAACAGATTGCTTCCCAGAGAGTTCTCCTCCCAATCATACCTTGGTTTTTGGAGAAGTACAAACCATGGACTGTT AGTAAAGGTGTAGTACAGCACCTTTATTTGGGAAGGAACCCACCTATGTTCACAGAGATGAGAGTTCTTCGCCAGTCTACTGGTGATGACCATTTG GTTCTGGAGTTGGGAATGAATTTTCTGACAGCTGATGATATGCTTGGAATACTTGCTGTCAAGCTAAAGAAAAGGCTGGGCTTTGGAATTTGGGCGAAGTTGCATATTACCGGCATGCATGTTGAAGGCAAG GTCATGATTGGAGTGAAGTTCCTTCGCAAGTGGCCTTTTCTTGGCCGTGTGCGGTTATGCTTCGTCGAGCCTCCATATTTTCAAATGACCGTCAAGCCTATTTTTACTCGTGGGCTTGATGTTACAGAAGTCCCAGGGATTGATGGATGGCTG GATAAGCTTCTCTCAATTGCCTTCGAGCAGACACTTGTTCAG CCTAATATGCTAGTTGTTGACATGGAGAAATTCACCACACCAGAAGAGG AAAATTGGTTCTCTGTGGATGAGAAGGAGCCTGTTGCGCATCTCAAAGTAGAAGTTATTGAAGCATCCGACATGAAAGTCTCCGACTTAAATG GGTTTGCTGATCCTTATGTGAAGGGCCAATTCGGTGTTTATCAATTCAAAACTAAGATACAAAAGAAGACACTGACCCCAAAATGGTTTGAGGAATTTAAGATCCCGATTATTACTTGGGATTCACCTAATGTGCTAGCTATTGAAGTTCATGACAAAGATATTTTTGTTGATGATACCCTGGG GAACTGTTCCATTAACATTGGTGAACTTAGGGATGGTGTGAGACATGACATGTGGTTGCCTCTTCAGAACATCAAAACAGCAGGGAGGCTGCATCTTGCAGTAACTGTGCTCGAAGTCAGTGGGGAG GGCAGTGATCCCCCAAATGTTCGGGAATCGGAAATGCCAAATATGGAAGATAAAAGAAATTCCTTTTCCAGTGAGACTGCTAATAAAAATTCCTTCTCGTCTTTATCATCAGAGAAATCTCCTAGGGTGGCCGATAATTATGAGCCCATTGATGTTGAAGGACAAAAAGAAACTGGTATATGGGTCCATCACCCAGGAAGTGAAGTTTCACAAACTTGGGAGGCTAGAAAAGGAAAGGGTCGACGTCTTAGTACCCAAATTCAAGGGGAGCCTAATGGGAGCAGCGGCACTGATGATACTCAAGATGATAAACATCCAATGCAATCAGTTCGCCGTGGTCTACGTAAACTTGGTTCAGTATTCCAGAAGAATCCCAAAAAGGAGGATAATTCAAGCAGCTTTACAGAGTCACTCCAAAGCCCAGTTACTCCACGTGTCAATCTAAGGGCGGTTAATGAAAAGGACATTGCGGTAAAATTTGTTGTCGAAGATGAAATTTCTGGTAAAGTTTCAAGTTCTGGAGAGAGTAGCTCAGGTAGCCCAGGAAAGGGCAGGGTGAAAGGCATGGCAAAGAGTTTCTTCAAACATGCTGAAAAATCAGTGAAGCATGCACTTTCACGTAAAGGTTCAAGAAAGTCACAGACTGGTTCTTGTGAGAGGGAAATCATAGCAGATTCCAACTCTTCTGATGATGATGATACTCCTCCCTCCCCAATAGTTGAATTGATACCAGTTGTCTCCAGGGATATACCTCATCCCCCTGTTAATGATTCGTTCACGTCAGATGAGAATTTGGTTCAGCCGCTTGCAAGTGCTCTAAGTAACATTCCAGAGGATACTGAGGACGAGGTGAAGAAGGTTGAACATAAAGACACAGAAAACATGCTTGAGAAGCCGGACGACCCTGAAAAAAGTGACAAGGGATTGTCTGAGCCATTAAAAGTTGAAGCTAGGTGA
- the LOC101312939 gene encoding BAHD acyltransferase At5g47980-like, which yields MGLEVKFSPTVYFPLLLFYPNTVQPRDRELNSIDPQSLVVERTKLLKTSLSETLTRFYPFAGRIHDHASICCNDKGAVFVEAKVKCSISRVLEEPDLEFLTELIPKLESTDEGETGYVLLNVQVNFFECGGIAIGFNVSHKMIDAYTLSTFINSWAATSLGFGTSDHTVFPSHQYVGAASRFPPLDLFKPPPQFGKLAKEKCITKRLVFESSKIAYLKSEAASAAVPNPTRVEVVSALIWRTAMKASSANSDSVRSSSTWLQIVNMRNILAQPSGKNLMGNLLGFFAARSTGGGESNDDLQGLVAAMRKGSEEFKVKYGTKFVSGEDVSKLMNEYGEDMQKYDTECYCSTSWCRFPFYEADFGWGKPLMSVPATVELKNLITLMDTSDGGGVEARLTLKEEDMAIFEKNEELLAFASLNPTVT from the exons ATGGGCTTAGAGGTGAAG TTTTCTCCCACAGTTTATTTCCCACTACTTCTCTTCTACCCCAATACTGTTCAACCTCGCGATCGTGAGCTTAATAGTATTGATCCCCAAAGTTTGGTTGTCGAAAGAACCAAGCTTCTGAAAACATCACTCTCTGAAACCCTAACTCGCTTCTACCCCTTTGCAGGAAGAATCCACGATCATGCTTCAATCTGTTGCAATGACAAAGGAGCTGTGTTTGTTGAAGCTAAGGTCAAGTGTTCCATATCAAGGGTCTTGGAAGAACCCGATCTTGAGTTTCTAACAGAATTGATTCCTAAGTTGGAATCTACTGATGAAGGAGAAACAGGCTATGTTCTTCTAAATGTCCAGGTCAACTTCTTCGAGTGTGGTGGAATCGCTATTGGATTCAACGTTTCTCATAAGATGATTGATGCCTACACACTCAGCACATTCATCAATAGTTGGGCTGCAACTTCGCTTGGCTTTGGCACCAGTGATCATACAGTGTTTCCTTCACATCAATACGTTGGCGCAGCTTCTCGTTTCCCACCACTGGATCTATTCAAGCCACCGCCACAGTTTGGAAAACTTGCTAAAGAAAAGTGTATAACAAAGAGATTAGTGTTTGAATCCTCGAAAATTGCATATCTCAAGTCTGAAGCTGCCAGTGCTGCCGTGCCTAATCCGACGCGAGTCGAAGTCGTGTCAGCACTGATTTGGAGAACTGCTATGAAAGCATCAAGTGCGAACTCGGATTCTGTAAGATCATCATCAACATGGTTGCAAATTGTGAATATGCGGAACATATTGGCGCAGCCATCTGGGAAAAACTTGATGGGGAACCTTTTGGGATTCTTTGCAGCAAGATCGACTGGAGGAGGTGAAAGCAATGATGATCTTCAGGGCTTAGTTGCTGCGATGAGGAAGGGGTCTGAGGAATTTAAGGTGAAGTATGGTACTAAATTTGTTAGTGGGGAAGATGTAAGTAAACTCATGAACGAGTACGGGGAGGACATGCAGAAGTATGATACAGAGTGCTATTGTTCCACCAGTTGGTGCAGGTTTCCTTTCTATGAAGCCGATTTTGGATGGGGGAAGCCACTGATGAGTGTTCCTGCAACTGTAGAACTCAAGAATTTGATTACGCTGATGGATACGAGCGATGGAGGTGGCGTAGAAGCACGCTTGACTTTGAAGGAAGAAGACATGGCCATATTTGAAAAGAATGAGGAGCTTCTCGCATTTGCTTCTCTAAATCCCACTGTCACTTAG
- the LOC101313225 gene encoding protein FAR1-RELATED SEQUENCE 5-like, with translation MNSFFDGHVNSKTILKQFVEQYENALRSKVEKENYEDFKCFSYSLPGATHYNMEKQAQDIYTTSKFKEFRDELTGKMYCDFISVEVDNSISQYIISEDIKIGEMNKVVHFQVSFNDENDEVNCNCCLFQFRGILCRHAIYVLIRHKKNMIPDKCIMRRWRKDVKRCHTRVQISYGGWDARPESRRLDMMQKNFDDIKDSAYDYEDKCMIVMTWLNNLKEELSKHESKNSGACGGAEPVPSSPVNRNVSDADGISNPSQHILTPLVNKRKGRPPSKRKMSKVEEEVRKKRKREQKKKCGETGTNEELGAKACNLIV, from the coding sequence ATGAATTCATTTTTTGATGGCCATGTCAATTCCAAGACTATCTTGAAGCAATTTGTTGAGCAATATGAAAATGCATTGAGAAGCAAGGTGGAAAAAGAAAACTATGAAGATTTCAAGTGTTTCTCGTACAGTCTTCCCGGTGCAACTCATTACAATATGGAAAAACAAGCACAAGACATTTACACAACTTCGAAGTTCAAAGAGTTTCGAGATGAATTGACAGGTAAAATGTATTGTGACTTTATTTCTGTTGAAGTGGATAATTCAATTTCACAATACATAATTTCTGAAGATATCAAGATTGGGGAGATGAACAAAGTTGTTCACTTTCAGGTTTCATTCAATGATGAGAATGATGAAGTTAACTGCAATTGTTGCCTCTTTCAGTTTAGAGGTATATTGTGCAGACATGCAATATATGTTTTAATTCGTCATAAGAAAAACATGATTCCAGATAAATGTATCATGAGAAGGTGGAGGAAGGATGTGAAAAGATGTCACACAAGGGTTCAAATTAGTTATGGCGGATGGGATGCTAGGCCTGAGTCACGAAGGCTTGACATGATGCAGAAGAATTTTGACGACATTAAGGACTCAGCATATGATTATGAAGATAAGTGCATGATTGTTATGACTTGGTTGAATAACCTAAAGGAAGAACTGTCCAAACATGAGTCCAAGAACTCTGGTGCTTGTGGTGGTGCTGAACCAGTACCAAGTTCACCTGTCAACAGAAACGTGAGTGACGCTGATGGAATTTCAAATCCAAGTCAACATATACTTACTCCATTGGTAAATAAGAGAAAGGGTCGCCCACCATCTAAAAGGAAGATGTCTAAGGTCGAGGAAGAAGTAAGAAAGAAGCGAAAAAGAGAACAAAAGAAAAAATGTGGCGAGACTGGTACTAATGAAGAACTAGGAGCAAAGGCATGCAACTTAATTGTGTAA
- the LOC101312645 gene encoding vinorine synthase-like, whose protein sequence is MSLEVKVEVFHKERITPSSSTPHHLRNFSISILDQFSPSIHFPLILFYPNDSDTHEVNHIDRPCLVVERTKLLKRSLSETLTRFYPFAGRIQDHASVCCNDEGAMFLEARVNCPISKALDKPDLDFEKELIPNLQYAEGDSGQDILLVQANFFECGGVAIGFQFKHLPFLKIANERCTTRRFLFESSKIESLKSKAASAAVQNPTRVEVVSALIWNCAMKASTAYSRSARPSSSAWLQTVNMRKILAQPSPDNLMGNLLGFFPAISMKGESEDGLQGLVAAMRKGTNELKVKYGANGIGVDDISRLLKEYGELLQKGDRECYCSTSWCRLPIYETDFGWGKPLVNSPAMVEIKNLTTLMDTSDGVA, encoded by the exons ATGAGCTTAGAGGTCAAGGTTGAAGTTTTTCACAAAGAAAGAATTACACCTTCCTCTTCAACTCCTCACCACCTTAGAAATTTCAGCATCTCAATTTTAGATCAGTTTTCTCCTTCAATTCATTTCCCTCTCATTCTGTTCTATCCCAACGATAGTGATACTCATGAGGTCAATCATATCGATCGCCCATGTTTGGTTGTTGAAAGAACCAAGCTTCTGAAAAGATCACTATCTGAAACCCTAACTCGCTTCTACCCCTTTGCGGGAAGAATCCAGGATCATGCTTCAGTCTGTTGCAATGACGAGGGAGCTATGTTTCTTGAAGCTCGGGTCAACTGTCCCATATCAAAGGCATTGGACAAACCCGATCTTGATTTTGAAAAAGAGTTGATTCCTAATTTACAATATGCTGAAGGAGACTCCGGCCAGGATATTCTACTAGTCCAGGCCAACTTCTTTGAATGTGGCGGGGTAGCAATCGGATTCCAG TTCAAACATCTACCGTTTCTGAAGATTGCTAATGAAAGGTGTACAACAAGGAGATTCTTGTTTGAATCCTCGAAGATTGAGTCACTGAAGTCCAAAGCTGCCAGTGCTGCGGTGCAAAATCCCACGCGGGTAGAGGTCGTGTCAGCGCTTATTTGGAACTGTGCGATGAAAGCATCAACCGCATACTCACGTTCTGCAAGACCATCATCATCGGCATGGTTGCAAACTGTGAACATGCGGAAAATATTGGCGCAACCATCACCGGACAACTTGATGGGGAACCTTTTGGGGTTCTTTCCAGCAATATCTATGAAAGGGGAAAGTGAGGATGGTCTTCAAGGCTTGGTTGCTGCAATGAGGAAAGGGACAAATGAACTGAAGGTGAAGTATGGTGCTAATGGTATAGGTGTGGACGATATAAGTAGACTCCTGAAAGAGTATGGAGAGCTGTTGCAAAAGGGTGATAGAGAGTGCTATTGTTCCACCAGTTGGTGTCGGTTGCCTATTTATGAAACTGATTTTGGATGGGGAAAGCCATTGGTGAATAGTCCTGCAATGGTAGAAATCAAGAATTTGACTACCTTGATGGATACCAGTGATGGCGTGGCATAG